DNA sequence from the Streptomyces sp. NBC_01497 genome:
CCCGGAGTTCACCGGCCGGCTGTGCCCCGCGCCCTGCGAGTCCGCGTGCGTGCTCGGCATCAACCAGCCCCCGGTGACCATCAAGAACGTCGAGGTCTCCATCATCGACAAGGCGTGGGAATCCGGTGACGTCACACCGCAGCCGCCCGAGCGGCTGTCCGGCAAGACCGTCGCCGTGATCGGCTCGGGCCCCTCCGGACTCGCCGCCGCCCAGCAGCTCACCCGGGCCGGCCACACCGTGGTCGTCTACGAGCGCGCCGACCGCATCGGCGGCCTGCTGCGCTACGGCATCCCCGAGTTCAAGATGGAGAAGTCCCACATCAACCGCCGCGTCGAGCAGATGCGCGCGGAAGGCACCAAGTTCCGTACGGGTGTCGAGGTCGGCCAGGACATAGACGCCGGGAAACTGCGCCGCCGCTACGACGCGGTCGTCGTCGCCGCCGGGGCCACCGTCTCCCGCGACCTGCCCGTGCCGGGCCGCGAGCTGAACGGCATCCACTTCGCGATGGAGTACCTGCCGCTGTCCAACAAGGTGCAGGAGGGCGACCTCACGGTCTCCCCGATCAGCGCCGAGGGCAAGCACGTCGTGGTCATCGGCGGCGGCGACACCGGCGCCGACTGCGTCGGCACCGCCCACCGGCAGGGCGCCCTGTCCGTCACGCAGCTGGAGATCATGCCGCGGCCGGGCGAGGAGCGCGCCGAGAACCAGCCGTGGCCGACCTTCCCGATGCTTTACAAGGTCACCTCCGCGCACGAGGAGGGCGGCGAGCGGCTGTACTCGGTCTCCACCACCCACTTCGAGGGCGACGAGGACGGCAACGTCCAGGAACTGCACCTCATCGAGGTGGAGTTCAAGGACGGCAAACTCGCCTCCCTGGAGGGCACCGAGCGGGTCGTCCCGGCCCAGCTCGTCACGCTCGCGATGGGCTTCACCGGCACCGACCAGGCCAACGGCCTCGTCGAGCAGTTCGGTGTGGAGCTCGACGCGCGCGGCAACATCGCTCGCGACGCGGACTACGCGACCAACGTCCCCGGTGTGTATGTCGCCGGTGACGCGGGCCGTGGCCAGTCGCTGATCGTGTGGGCCATCGCCGAGGGCCGCTCGGCCGCCCGCGGTGTCGACAGCTACCTCACCGGCGCGAGCGACCTGCACGCGCCGATCCGCCCCACGGACCGGTCCATGATGGTCTGAGGGCCCGGCGGTCCACCGGGTGAAGCAGCCTGACGGACCGTCATGTCCCGGCCGGGCCCGAACCTGTCCGGCCGCACGCACCGTGGGCCGGCCCTCACCGGGCCGGCCCGGCAGACGTCCCGTACAACGGCGTACGGGCGGTCGGGCCGGGGGAGCGACTTCCCCGGCCCTCCGCACGGCACGGCGCCCGCCCCCCATGTCCCCGACCGGACAGGGCGGGTGCCGTGGCATGTGCTCCCCGGGATCCGGGTCCGGGATCCGTTCC
Encoded proteins:
- a CDS encoding glutamate synthase subunit beta, whose product is MADPKGFLTTGREVAEPRPVAERVKDWNEVYVPGSLLPIVSKQAGRCMDCGIPFCHQGCPLGNLIPEWNDYAYREDWNAAIERLHATNNFPEFTGRLCPAPCESACVLGINQPPVTIKNVEVSIIDKAWESGDVTPQPPERLSGKTVAVIGSGPSGLAAAQQLTRAGHTVVVYERADRIGGLLRYGIPEFKMEKSHINRRVEQMRAEGTKFRTGVEVGQDIDAGKLRRRYDAVVVAAGATVSRDLPVPGRELNGIHFAMEYLPLSNKVQEGDLTVSPISAEGKHVVVIGGGDTGADCVGTAHRQGALSVTQLEIMPRPGEERAENQPWPTFPMLYKVTSAHEEGGERLYSVSTTHFEGDEDGNVQELHLIEVEFKDGKLASLEGTERVVPAQLVTLAMGFTGTDQANGLVEQFGVELDARGNIARDADYATNVPGVYVAGDAGRGQSLIVWAIAEGRSAARGVDSYLTGASDLHAPIRPTDRSMMV